In one window of Crocosphaera subtropica ATCC 51142 DNA:
- a CDS encoding glycogen/starch/alpha-glucan phosphorylase → MVSQNPIKIEDDRTGLEIQTLRRAILDNLFYIQGKFPEIATKNDFYLALAYTIRDRLLQRWLNTMQTEIKNDVKKVCYLSAEFLVGPHLENNLINLGIAEKVKQAVTESGLNIKELIEAEEEPGLGNGGLGRLAACYMDSLSSLEVPAIGYGIRYEFGIFDQEIKDGWQVEITDKWLQYGNPWEIARPEASVTVNFGGYTEPYTDGHNQFHVRWVPGYVVKGIPYDTPITGYKVNTVNTMRLWRSEACESFDFQRFNVGDYYGAVDDKVNSENITKVLYPNDEQIEGKELRLRQQYFFVSCSLQDMIRIHLLNNPNLDNFHEQWAVQLNDTHPAVAVAELMRLLVDIYEYEWGKAWNIVEKTFAYTNHTLLPEALEKWPIEIFGNLLPRVLEVIYEINRRFLDQVRIKFPNDDGKISTLSIIDESGERYVRMAHLACIGSHHINGVAELHSQLVKDTILHDFYLLWPQKFTNVTNGVTPRRWMVQSNPRLSKLITSKIGDGWIKNLQELKQLERYAEDQTFRQQWREAKQFVKQDLANYIQEKVGITVNPESLFDVQVKRIHEYKRQHLNVLHIITLYKQMKSNPNLDVPPRTFIFGGKAAPGYFMAKRIIKFITAVGDVVNNDGDIGDRLKVIFLPDYNVTFGQRVYPAADLSEQISTAGKEASGTGNMKFSMNGALTIGTLDGANVEIRQEVGEENFFLFGLTTPEVLTLKDQGYVPRRYYHSIPELKGVLDLIASGFFSHGDPELFRSIVDNLLYDDPYLLLADYKSYIECQEKVSQAYKDQENWSKMSILNVARMGKFSSDRSIQDYCNNIWNTQPVSIELKDYVQKEAQLNVNES, encoded by the coding sequence ATGGTCAGCCAAAATCCTATCAAAATTGAAGATGATCGTACCGGTTTAGAAATTCAAACTTTACGACGAGCAATCCTAGATAACTTGTTTTACATTCAAGGTAAATTTCCCGAAATTGCTACTAAAAATGACTTCTATTTGGCCTTAGCTTATACCATCAGAGATCGTCTCTTACAACGATGGTTAAATACTATGCAAACCGAAATAAAAAATGATGTCAAGAAAGTTTGTTACTTATCAGCCGAATTTTTAGTTGGTCCTCATTTAGAAAATAATTTAATTAATTTAGGGATTGCCGAAAAAGTTAAACAAGCGGTAACAGAATCAGGGTTAAACATTAAGGAATTGATTGAAGCTGAAGAAGAACCCGGTTTAGGGAATGGGGGTTTAGGACGTTTAGCTGCTTGTTATATGGACTCTTTATCCAGTTTAGAAGTCCCTGCCATTGGTTACGGAATACGCTATGAATTTGGAATTTTTGATCAAGAAATAAAAGATGGTTGGCAAGTAGAAATAACCGATAAATGGTTACAGTATGGAAACCCGTGGGAAATTGCTCGTCCTGAAGCTTCTGTTACCGTTAATTTTGGGGGATATACTGAACCTTATACGGACGGACATAATCAATTCCATGTTCGTTGGGTTCCTGGATATGTGGTCAAAGGAATTCCTTATGATACTCCTATCACGGGATATAAAGTCAACACGGTAAACACCATGAGATTATGGCGTTCAGAAGCCTGTGAATCCTTTGATTTTCAACGCTTTAATGTGGGAGATTATTATGGGGCGGTAGACGATAAAGTCAACTCGGAAAATATCACGAAAGTTCTTTATCCTAATGATGAACAAATCGAAGGAAAAGAATTAAGATTGCGACAACAATACTTTTTTGTATCCTGTTCTCTGCAAGATATGATTCGCATTCATTTACTCAATAATCCGAATTTAGATAATTTTCATGAACAATGGGCAGTCCAATTAAATGATACCCACCCAGCCGTTGCTGTGGCTGAGTTAATGCGGTTATTAGTCGACATTTATGAATATGAATGGGGTAAAGCTTGGAATATTGTCGAGAAAACCTTTGCTTACACCAATCATACTTTATTACCCGAAGCCTTAGAAAAATGGCCCATTGAAATTTTTGGTAACTTATTACCTCGTGTATTAGAAGTTATCTACGAAATTAATCGACGTTTCTTAGATCAAGTTCGCATTAAATTTCCTAACGATGATGGTAAAATTTCAACTCTTTCGATTATTGATGAAAGTGGAGAAAGATATGTGAGAATGGCCCATTTAGCTTGTATTGGTTCCCATCATATTAATGGGGTGGCTGAGTTACATTCTCAGTTAGTTAAAGATACCATCTTACACGACTTTTATCTTCTTTGGCCTCAAAAATTTACCAATGTTACCAATGGTGTTACCCCTCGTCGCTGGATGGTTCAAAGTAACCCCCGTTTAAGTAAATTAATTACCTCAAAAATTGGCGATGGATGGATTAAGAATTTACAAGAATTAAAGCAATTAGAACGTTATGCAGAGGATCAAACATTCCGTCAACAATGGAGAGAAGCCAAACAGTTTGTAAAACAAGATTTAGCTAATTATATTCAAGAAAAAGTCGGCATTACTGTTAACCCTGAATCCCTATTTGATGTACAAGTCAAACGCATTCATGAATATAAACGACAACACTTAAATGTCTTACACATTATTACTCTGTATAAGCAAATGAAGAGTAATCCTAATTTAGATGTTCCTCCCCGTACTTTCATTTTTGGAGGTAAAGCAGCCCCCGGTTATTTTATGGCCAAACGAATCATTAAATTCATTACGGCTGTGGGAGATGTGGTTAATAACGATGGGGATATTGGCGATCGCTTAAAGGTAATTTTCTTACCTGATTATAACGTGACTTTTGGTCAAAGAGTTTATCCGGCTGCTGATTTATCCGAACAAATTTCCACTGCTGGAAAAGAAGCATCTGGTACCGGAAATATGAAATTTTCCATGAATGGGGCTTTAACTATTGGGACATTAGACGGGGCAAATGTAGAGATTCGGCAAGAAGTGGGAGAAGAAAATTTCTTTTTATTTGGGTTAACCACTCCAGAAGTTTTGACCTTAAAAGATCAAGGCTATGTTCCTCGTCGTTACTATCATTCGATTCCTGAATTAAAAGGGGTTTTAGACTTAATTGCTTCTGGCTTCTTTTCCCACGGTGATCCTGAACTATTTAGGTCCATTGTTGATAATTTACTTTACGATGATCCTTATCTTTTATTAGCGGATTATAAATCTTATATTGAGTGCCAAGAGAAGGTATCTCAAGCTTACAAAGACCAAGAAAATTGGAGTAAAATGTCGATTTTAAATGTAGCCAGAATGGGTAAATTTTCGAGTGATCGCTCCATCCAAGACTATTGTAATAACATTTGGAATACCCAACCCGTTTCTATTGAACTGAAAGATTATGTTCAAAAAGAAGCACAACTTAATGTTAATGAAAGCTAG
- a CDS encoding NADP-dependent glyceraldehyde-3-phosphate dehydrogenase encodes MNIPTQIQNIFPSFDSIPSEFQLNHVIDQKEYLVNGKLETWEGETEESLSPIYLKTEQELVRQTIGTFPSLNQEAALSTLEAAVTAYNHGRGKWPTMSVSQRIECVQEFAYRMKEKRDTVVTLLMWEIGKSYTDSCKEFDRTVNYIQDTIDALKNLDRVSSRFEISQGVIGQIRRAPLGIVLSMGPANYPLNETFTTLIPALIMGNTVIVKAPRPGVLLNYPLLEAFKDAFPPGVVNTIYGKGRTITPPLMESGKIDALAFIGGSRAANNLKKQHPKSHRLRSILGLEAKNPGIVLPHADLDLTVKECILGTLSYNGQRCTAIKIIFVHRSVIDTFLEKFTVAVSELKFGMPWEDNVFLTPIAEPGKPNYLQELVEDAKNHGAEVINEGGGMINETFFYPAIVYPVNDKMKIYSVEQFGPVVPIVPFEDIETPINYLVNSDYGQQVSIFGQNTEAIAQLVDPLVNQVCRVNLNSQCQRGPDTFPFTGRKDSAEGTLSVHDALRAFSIRTLVAAKEVPLNKRLITEIVREHQSNFLSTDFIL; translated from the coding sequence ATGAATATTCCCACTCAGATCCAAAATATTTTCCCTTCCTTTGATTCTATTCCGAGTGAATTTCAGTTAAACCATGTCATTGACCAAAAAGAATATTTAGTTAATGGCAAATTGGAAACTTGGGAAGGAGAGACAGAAGAAAGTCTTTCTCCCATTTATCTGAAAACAGAGCAAGAATTAGTTCGTCAAACAATCGGAACTTTCCCCTCTCTCAACCAAGAAGCAGCGTTATCTACCCTAGAAGCAGCTGTTACCGCTTATAATCATGGTCGAGGAAAATGGCCGACCATGTCTGTTAGTCAACGGATTGAATGTGTCCAAGAATTTGCCTATCGCATGAAAGAAAAGCGCGATACAGTTGTTACTTTATTAATGTGGGAAATTGGCAAATCTTACACAGATTCTTGCAAGGAATTTGACCGTACGGTTAATTACATTCAAGACACTATTGATGCTTTAAAAAATTTAGATCGGGTTTCCTCTCGTTTTGAAATTTCTCAAGGGGTGATTGGTCAAATTCGTCGCGCTCCTTTGGGGATAGTGCTAAGTATGGGGCCAGCGAATTATCCCTTAAATGAAACCTTTACGACTTTAATTCCTGCTCTCATTATGGGTAATACCGTAATTGTCAAAGCCCCACGACCGGGTGTGTTATTAAATTACCCTTTATTAGAAGCTTTTAAAGACGCTTTTCCCCCAGGGGTTGTCAATACTATCTATGGTAAAGGAAGAACCATCACGCCACCTTTAATGGAATCAGGAAAAATTGATGCTTTAGCTTTTATTGGTGGTAGTCGTGCGGCTAACAATCTTAAAAAACAACATCCAAAATCTCATCGCTTACGTTCTATTTTAGGATTAGAAGCCAAAAATCCAGGGATTGTTTTACCCCACGCTGACTTAGATTTAACCGTCAAAGAATGTATTTTAGGAACCCTTTCTTATAATGGACAACGTTGTACTGCCATTAAAATTATTTTTGTTCATCGGTCAGTGATTGATACGTTTCTAGAGAAGTTTACTGTAGCCGTTAGTGAGCTTAAATTCGGAATGCCTTGGGAAGATAACGTTTTCTTAACTCCCATTGCTGAACCCGGTAAACCTAACTATCTCCAAGAATTAGTAGAAGACGCAAAAAATCACGGGGCAGAAGTGATCAATGAAGGAGGTGGGATGATTAATGAAACTTTCTTTTATCCCGCCATTGTTTATCCCGTTAATGACAAAATGAAAATCTATTCCGTTGAGCAATTTGGTCCGGTCGTTCCTATTGTTCCTTTTGAGGATATTGAAACACCGATTAATTATTTGGTGAATTCAGACTACGGCCAACAGGTCAGTATTTTCGGTCAAAATACAGAAGCAATCGCTCAATTAGTTGATCCATTAGTTAATCAGGTTTGTCGTGTCAACCTTAATAGTCAATGTCAACGAGGCCCTGATACTTTTCCCTTTACCGGCAGAAAAGACTCAGCAGAAGGAACTTTATCGGTGCATGATGCTCTGCGAGCTTTCTCTATTCGCACCTTAGTCGCAGCCAAAGAAGTTCCTCTCAATAAGCGACTGATTACTGAAATTGTTAGAGAACATCAATCTAATTTTCTTTCAACAGATTTTATTTTGTAA
- a CDS encoding phosphoketolase family protein, whose amino-acid sequence MVATPNKPQIQETPLSPEELRKIHAYWRACNYLAVGMIYLKDNPLLKETLTEDHVKNRLLGHWGSSPGLSFVYIHLNRLIKKHDLDIVYMAGPGHGAPGILGPVYLEGTYSEVYPDKSEDEEGMKAFFKQFSFPGGIGSHCTPETPGSIHEGGELGYSLSHAYGSILDNPDLITVAVVGDGEAETGPLATAWHSNKFINPIRDGAVLPVLHLNGYKIANPTILARISHEELECLFKGYGYKPYFVEGSEPEIMHQKMAATLETAISEIKAIQKEARDTGVAKRPMWPMIVLRSPKGWTGPKEVDGKKTEDFWRSHQVPLSGMHNNPEHIKILEDWLKSYKPEELFDENGTLIPELKDLAPTGHRRMSATLYANGGLLRKDLKMPDFREYGVEVDQPGAVEAENTRPLGVFLRDVMRNNMTTFRVFGPDETASNRLNAIYEVSKKVWMADIIDADADGTEITTDGRVMEMLSEHTLQGWLEGYLLTGRHGFFHTYEAFAHVVDSMFNQHAKWLDICKNEVPWRAPISSLNILLSSTVWRQDHNGFSHQDPGYVDLVTNKSAEVVRVYFPPDVNCLLSVANHCLKSKDYVNVIVADKQKHLQYLSMDEAIKHCTKGIGIWEWASNDDCGKEPDEPDVIMACCGDVATREALAATAILREEFPQLKVRFVNVVDLFKLQSESEHPHGLSDRSFDTLFTVDKPIIFNFHGYPWLIHKLTYHRTNHDNLHVRGYKEKGNINTPLELAMNNQIDRFNLVLDVIDRVPKLGSAAAYVQQRMKNAIIEHRAYAYENGIDKPEMTNWKWPF is encoded by the coding sequence ATGGTTGCAACCCCGAATAAACCACAAATACAAGAAACTCCTTTATCTCCCGAAGAATTGAGAAAAATCCATGCTTACTGGCGAGCTTGTAACTACCTAGCCGTTGGTATGATTTATTTAAAAGATAATCCTTTACTCAAAGAAACCTTAACCGAAGACCATGTTAAAAACCGTTTATTAGGTCATTGGGGTTCAAGTCCAGGATTGAGTTTTGTCTATATACATCTTAATCGTCTTATCAAAAAACATGACTTAGATATTGTTTATATGGCAGGTCCAGGTCATGGTGCGCCAGGTATTTTAGGACCGGTTTATTTAGAAGGAACCTACTCAGAAGTTTACCCCGATAAAAGTGAAGATGAAGAAGGAATGAAAGCCTTTTTCAAACAATTTTCTTTCCCTGGTGGTATCGGTAGTCATTGCACCCCAGAAACCCCCGGCTCGATCCATGAAGGGGGAGAATTAGGTTATAGTTTATCCCATGCTTACGGTTCTATCCTAGATAACCCGGATCTGATTACGGTTGCTGTGGTGGGAGATGGAGAAGCAGAAACCGGACCTCTGGCTACGGCTTGGCATTCTAATAAATTTATTAATCCTATCCGAGATGGTGCCGTTTTACCCGTTTTACACCTGAATGGTTATAAAATTGCTAATCCTACTATTTTAGCTCGTATTTCTCACGAAGAATTAGAATGTCTCTTTAAAGGGTACGGTTATAAGCCTTATTTTGTGGAAGGGTCTGAGCCTGAGATTATGCACCAGAAAATGGCTGCAACCCTGGAAACCGCCATTTCAGAGATCAAAGCCATTCAAAAAGAAGCCCGTGACACAGGCGTGGCCAAGCGTCCTATGTGGCCGATGATTGTGTTACGTTCTCCTAAAGGGTGGACTGGACCGAAAGAAGTGGATGGTAAAAAGACCGAAGACTTCTGGCGATCGCACCAAGTCCCCTTATCGGGAATGCACAACAACCCCGAACACATCAAAATCTTAGAAGACTGGTTAAAAAGCTATAAACCCGAAGAACTCTTTGATGAAAACGGTACATTAATCCCAGAATTAAAAGACTTAGCTCCCACAGGACACCGTCGCATGAGTGCCACCCTTTACGCTAACGGTGGGTTATTAAGAAAAGACCTGAAAATGCCCGATTTTCGGGAGTATGGCGTAGAAGTGGACCAACCGGGTGCAGTAGAAGCGGAAAATACTCGACCCTTGGGTGTGTTTTTACGGGATGTTATGAGAAATAACATGACCACCTTCCGAGTATTTGGACCCGATGAAACCGCTTCTAACCGTCTTAATGCTATTTATGAAGTCAGCAAAAAAGTATGGATGGCTGATATCATTGATGCAGATGCAGACGGCACAGAAATCACCACCGATGGCCGGGTGATGGAAATGTTAAGTGAACATACCTTACAAGGTTGGTTAGAAGGGTATTTATTAACCGGTCGTCATGGCTTTTTCCACACTTATGAAGCGTTTGCCCATGTGGTTGATTCGATGTTTAATCAACACGCAAAATGGTTAGATATCTGCAAAAATGAAGTGCCTTGGCGTGCGCCTATTTCTTCTTTAAATATTCTCCTTTCTTCAACGGTTTGGAGACAAGATCATAACGGTTTCTCTCACCAAGATCCCGGATATGTGGACTTAGTAACGAACAAGAGTGCTGAGGTGGTTCGGGTTTATTTTCCTCCTGATGTCAACTGTTTATTATCCGTTGCTAATCACTGTTTAAAGAGTAAAGATTACGTCAATGTAATTGTTGCTGATAAACAGAAACATCTGCAATATTTAAGCATGGATGAAGCTATTAAACACTGTACCAAAGGGATTGGTATTTGGGAATGGGCCAGTAACGATGATTGTGGAAAAGAACCAGATGAACCGGATGTCATTATGGCTTGTTGTGGAGATGTTGCTACCAGAGAAGCGTTAGCAGCAACCGCTATTTTAAGGGAAGAATTTCCTCAGTTAAAAGTCCGCTTTGTTAATGTGGTTGACTTGTTTAAATTACAATCAGAATCAGAACATCCTCATGGACTTTCGGATCGTTCTTTTGATACTTTGTTTACGGTTGATAAGCCGATCATTTTCAACTTCCACGGCTATCCTTGGTTAATTCATAAGTTGACTTATCACCGCACTAACCATGATAATCTTCATGTTCGTGGTTACAAAGAAAAAGGGAATATTAATACCCCTTTAGAGTTAGCTATGAATAACCAAATTGATCGCTTTAACTTGGTTTTAGATGTCATTGATCGAGTTCCCAAGTTAGGATCAGCAGCAGCTTATGTTCAACAACGGATGAAAAATGCCATTATTGAACATCGCGCTTATGCTTATGAAAATGGGATTGATAAGCCAGAGATGACTAACTGGAAATGGCCGTTTTAA
- a CDS encoding cyclic nucleotide-binding domain-containing protein yields MTLLSTSPVITAFVYGIISACSMPLGSISALLWTPVSRMIAFLTAFGSGALLAALVIDLVGSATRKGHIIELVIGSILGSLFFTFVNQLVNNSGGFLRKPSTTLSHLTQKQSRRFQQRVTNFKRINLFQKSPQSLRQKLAKVLLSAHYPPKTTIYRQGDPSESLYIVRKGQVKLLDPQTDFQSFKKLEENDVFGQFAFLTASPHQTVAQTTEETEIDILPRPDFEQLLPTSPYLCQQIELFWKTQDLSNYLQQRQKLDEIQVNHWLKKAIQKLHQEGVMLPAVEIERHTSDFLQIARQITRFPIFRYLYHHELLEIAQRLTYHHRKDGHVFFQPEEDSDRLFIIHQGEIEIVYPHHLQKPPLVLKPGDPVGELSFVTGAKHTVSAIALTDVQVWVLRKRDFEEMLQQSKNLEDSVKKFLEQPKMENYLLKQQNFTSSQAGQWVEKACQSMNAGHLIPSTSTLSNTVAQHKDAPMAIWLGLLMDGIPEALTIGAHIITAPLSPSLLAGLFISNYPEAFSSSHGMKEQGFSVRKILIMWSSIMLITGILASVGTILFANVPENWVSLVGAMAAGAMLTVISETMLPEAYAKGGSIVGMSTVLGFLSIIVINTWGH; encoded by the coding sequence ATGACCCTTCTTTCAACTTCTCCTGTCATAACCGCTTTTGTTTATGGAATCATTAGTGCCTGTTCCATGCCTTTAGGTTCTATCAGTGCTTTACTATGGACTCCCGTTTCTCGTATGATAGCCTTTTTAACGGCTTTTGGTAGTGGAGCTTTATTAGCAGCTTTAGTCATTGACTTAGTAGGAAGTGCGACCCGAAAAGGACATATTATAGAGTTAGTCATCGGTTCAATTCTCGGCAGTTTGTTCTTTACTTTTGTTAATCAATTAGTCAATAATTCTGGCGGTTTTTTACGCAAACCCTCCACAACGCTTTCTCATTTAACTCAAAAACAATCCCGTCGTTTTCAACAACGGGTGACTAATTTTAAACGAATTAACTTGTTTCAAAAATCCCCACAATCTCTGAGACAAAAATTAGCTAAAGTCTTATTATCTGCTCATTATCCTCCCAAAACAACCATTTATCGACAAGGAGATCCCAGTGAAAGTCTTTATATTGTTAGAAAAGGACAAGTTAAATTATTAGATCCTCAAACTGATTTTCAATCTTTTAAAAAACTGGAAGAAAACGATGTTTTTGGACAATTTGCCTTTTTAACCGCTTCTCCTCATCAAACCGTTGCCCAAACCACAGAAGAAACTGAAATTGATATTTTACCCCGTCCGGACTTTGAACAATTATTGCCCACCTCTCCCTATCTTTGCCAACAAATAGAATTATTTTGGAAAACTCAAGACCTTTCTAACTATTTACAACAACGCCAAAAGCTGGATGAAATTCAAGTTAACCATTGGTTAAAAAAAGCTATCCAAAAATTACACCAAGAAGGGGTTATGTTACCCGCCGTTGAAATTGAGCGTCATACCTCAGACTTTTTACAAATTGCCCGACAGATTACAAGATTTCCTATTTTTCGTTATTTATACCACCATGAACTCCTAGAAATTGCCCAACGTTTAACTTATCATCATCGTAAAGATGGTCATGTCTTTTTTCAACCAGAAGAAGACTCAGATCGTCTCTTTATTATTCATCAAGGGGAAATCGAAATTGTTTATCCTCATCATTTGCAAAAACCCCCTCTTGTTTTAAAACCAGGCGATCCTGTTGGGGAATTATCTTTTGTTACTGGAGCGAAACATACTGTTAGTGCCATCGCTTTAACCGATGTACAAGTTTGGGTACTAAGAAAACGGGATTTTGAGGAAATGTTACAACAATCAAAAAACCTCGAAGACAGTGTCAAAAAGTTTTTAGAACAACCCAAAATGGAGAATTATCTTCTCAAACAACAAAATTTTACCTCATCTCAAGCTGGACAATGGGTCGAAAAAGCTTGTCAAAGTATGAATGCGGGTCATTTAATTCCCTCAACAAGTACCCTATCTAATACCGTTGCTCAACATAAAGATGCACCCATGGCCATCTGGTTAGGATTATTAATGGATGGTATTCCAGAAGCTTTGACCATTGGAGCGCATATTATCACTGCACCTCTAAGCCCCTCTCTCTTAGCAGGGTTATTTATTTCTAACTATCCAGAAGCTTTTTCTAGTTCTCATGGCATGAAAGAACAAGGGTTTTCTGTGAGGAAAATTTTAATTATGTGGAGTTCAATTATGTTAATTACGGGTATTTTAGCGTCGGTGGGGACTATTTTATTTGCCAATGTTCCTGAAAATTGGGTTTCTTTGGTGGGAGCGATGGCCGCAGGTGCCATGTTAACCGTCATTTCTGAAACCATGTTACCCGAAGCTTATGCGAAAGGGGGTTCTATTGTAGGAATGTCCACTGTATTAGGGTTTTTATCGATTATTGTTATTAATACTTGGGGACATTAG
- a CDS encoding acetate kinase produces MNILVLNAGSSSQKSCLYCLDEKELPQETQKPIWSANIDWTATSNQGVFNVKANGIKQHLTLESNDHHQGIRQMLDTLIQGKTKVIDNFSAINLVGHRVVHGGTNYSEATLINSDVKATITELIPLAPTHNPAHLEGIEIIESILNNIPQVAVFDTAFHSQMPLENAAYPIPYQWLEKGIRRYGFHGISHQYCANRVAELMNQPLSSLKLITCHLGNGCSLAAIKNGISIDTTMGFTPLEGLMMGTRGGSIDPAILIYLMREHNFQAEELNHLLNQESGLKGISGISSDMRAICQGIKEGNQRAKLAFDMFIHRLHSCLGSMLTSLGGLDALVFTAGIGENSTIVREKACEALSFLGLELDLFKNNDSPVGVDISSSDSSIKVFVIQTQEDWAIAQSSWQLYNSLSH; encoded by the coding sequence ATTAATATTCTAGTTCTCAATGCAGGTTCTAGCAGTCAAAAAAGCTGTCTGTATTGTTTAGATGAAAAAGAGTTACCTCAAGAAACCCAAAAACCCATTTGGAGTGCCAATATTGATTGGACGGCGACTAGCAATCAAGGAGTTTTTAATGTTAAAGCGAATGGAATCAAACAACATTTAACTCTCGAATCCAATGACCATCATCAAGGGATTCGTCAAATGCTGGATACTTTAATTCAGGGAAAGACAAAAGTTATTGATAATTTTTCTGCCATTAATCTGGTTGGTCATAGAGTGGTTCACGGAGGAACGAACTACTCAGAAGCGACCTTGATTAATTCAGATGTTAAGGCAACGATTACCGAATTAATTCCTCTGGCTCCTACTCATAATCCTGCTCATCTTGAAGGAATAGAAATCATTGAAAGTATCTTGAATAATATTCCTCAAGTTGCCGTTTTTGATACAGCTTTTCATAGTCAAATGCCTCTGGAAAATGCAGCTTATCCGATTCCTTACCAATGGCTAGAAAAAGGAATTCGTCGCTATGGTTTTCATGGGATTAGTCATCAATATTGTGCTAATCGTGTCGCCGAATTAATGAATCAACCTTTATCTTCTCTCAAATTAATTACTTGTCATTTAGGGAATGGTTGTTCTTTAGCTGCGATTAAAAATGGTATTAGTATTGATACAACGATGGGATTTACCCCCTTAGAAGGTTTAATGATGGGAACGAGAGGTGGTTCAATTGATCCGGCAATTTTAATTTACTTAATGCGAGAACATAATTTCCAAGCAGAAGAATTAAATCATTTGTTAAATCAAGAATCGGGGTTAAAAGGGATTTCTGGAATTTCTTCTGATATGAGAGCAATTTGTCAAGGAATTAAAGAAGGAAATCAACGGGCAAAATTAGCCTTTGATATGTTCATTCATCGTCTTCATTCTTGCCTCGGTTCAATGTTGACTTCTTTAGGGGGATTAGATGCTCTTGTTTTCACCGCAGGAATTGGAGAAAATTCGACAATTGTTCGAGAAAAAGCTTGTGAGGCTTTGAGTTTTTTAGGGTTAGAATTAGACTTGTTTAAAAATAATGATTCTCCTGTCGGTGTAGATATTTCTAGCTCTGATTCATCTATAAAAGTCTTTGTGATTCAGACTCAAGAAGATTGGGCGATCGCTCAATCTTCTTGGCAATTATATAACTCTCTCTCACATTAA
- a CDS encoding L-lactate dehydrogenase produces MFEQIFTPNPEAEKPTPIRPRKGVIIGVGQVGMACAYSLLIQDCFDELILQDVAKEKVEGEVMDLLHGMPFLPPTELKGGTVADEGKDADIVIITAGAAQKPGETRLDLVGKNVNIFRHILEDVVKYCPNSILLIVSNPVDIMTYVTLKITGFSSSRVMGSGTVLDTARLRSLIGKKLNIDSRSVHAYIMGEHGDSEFPVWSMANIGGAKIIPETWDSLSQNDKDELDSLFNQVRNAAYEIIKLKGYTSYAIGLAVTDIVKAIIRSQERILTVSTLINGLYGIQDICLSIPTVVNERGVLKTVNLSLNETEKNQLLNSAKVLQEVYEQLQL; encoded by the coding sequence GTGTTTGAACAAATTTTTACCCCCAACCCGGAAGCAGAAAAACCCACACCCATCCGTCCCCGTAAAGGAGTTATTATTGGAGTAGGGCAAGTGGGAATGGCTTGTGCCTATTCTCTTTTAATTCAAGACTGTTTTGATGAGCTAATTTTACAAGATGTTGCTAAGGAAAAGGTTGAAGGGGAAGTTATGGACTTATTACACGGAATGCCTTTTCTTCCTCCTACAGAATTAAAAGGAGGTACAGTGGCTGATGAAGGAAAAGATGCTGATATTGTGATTATTACTGCAGGGGCAGCTCAAAAACCAGGAGAAACTCGTCTAGATTTAGTGGGAAAAAATGTGAATATTTTTCGTCATATTTTAGAAGATGTGGTTAAATACTGCCCTAATTCCATTTTGTTAATTGTTAGTAATCCTGTGGATATCATGACTTATGTGACTTTAAAAATAACAGGGTTTTCTAGTTCACGGGTGATGGGTTCAGGGACGGTTTTAGACACAGCTAGACTTCGTTCTTTAATTGGTAAAAAACTCAATATTGATTCTCGGAGTGTTCATGCTTATATTATGGGAGAACATGGAGATAGTGAGTTCCCTGTGTGGAGTATGGCTAATATTGGGGGAGCCAAAATCATCCCTGAGACCTGGGATAGTTTATCTCAAAATGATAAAGATGAATTAGATTCTTTGTTTAATCAAGTTAGAAATGCTGCCTATGAAATTATAAAATTAAAAGGCTATACTTCCTATGCCATTGGTTTAGCAGTTACGGATATTGTTAAAGCCATTATTCGCTCTCAAGAACGAATTTTAACCGTTAGTACCTTAATTAATGGGCTGTATGGGATTCAGGATATTTGTTTAAGTATTCCGACCGTTGTCAACGAAAGAGGGGTTCTTAAAACTGTCAACTTATCTCTCAACGAAACCGAAAAAAATCAACTACTTAATTCTGCTAAAGTCTTACAAGAAGTCTATGAGCAACTTCAACTTTAA